From Salvia splendens isolate huo1 chromosome 16, SspV2, whole genome shotgun sequence, a single genomic window includes:
- the LOC121770526 gene encoding uncharacterized protein LOC121770526 isoform X2 — MRPESVHPPRAQMHFHFSPRLVRRWIFQDISISTSDQISGSIYSSGLVSIGIGAMPQTLEIGADNIEPAGSQIPIQVPSSHISIGDGPQTLKMTAFLQSLVLWPATDGTFQLCKRTWKCCTSY; from the exons ATGAG GCCAGAATCGGTCCACCCACCCAGAGCTCAAATGCATTTCCACTTCTCCCCTCGCTTAGTCAGGAGGTGGATTTTCCAGGATATTTCCATCTCTACTTCTGACCAAATAAGTGGTAGCATTTACTCATCTGGCCTTGTTAGCATTGGAATTGGTGCTATGCCCCAGACACTGGAAATTGGCGCTGACAATATAGAACCAGCTGGATCCCAGATTCCCATACAAG TTCCTTCATCTCACATTTCAATTGGCGATGGTCCACAAACTCTGAAAATGACAGCATTCCTTCAGTCTCTCGTGCTTTGGCCAGCTACTGATGGAACCTTCCAGTTATGCAAAA GAACCTGGAAATGCTGCACATCCTACTAA
- the LOC121770526 gene encoding uncharacterized protein LOC121770526 isoform X1: MRPESVHPPRAQMHFHFSPRLVRRWIFQDISISTSDQISGSIYSSGLVSIGIGAMPQTLEIGADNIEPAGSQIPIQGSRFRYRGVILAPPLTCFLCKQVSILSPFTFLVLHIKGNELITCLMLHWFASWTLDSYVGKLLLFAKNRA; encoded by the exons ATGAG GCCAGAATCGGTCCACCCACCCAGAGCTCAAATGCATTTCCACTTCTCCCCTCGCTTAGTCAGGAGGTGGATTTTCCAGGATATTTCCATCTCTACTTCTGACCAAATAAGTGGTAGCATTTACTCATCTGGCCTTGTTAGCATTGGAATTGGTGCTATGCCCCAGACACTGGAAATTGGCGCTGACAATATAGAACCAGCTGGATCCCAGATTCCCATACAAG GTTCTCGCTTCCGGTATAGGGGTGTGATCCTGGCGCCACCCCTCACTTGCTTTCTGTGCAAACAAGTGAGTATTCTATCTCCCTTTACATTTCTTGTCCTTCACATTAAGGGTAATGAGCTAATTACTTGTCTAATGCTGCATTGGTTTGCATCATGGACATTAGATTCCTATGTAGGTAAATTATTGCTGTTTGCAAAGAACCGAGCTTAA